Genomic segment of uncultured Desulfobacter sp.:
TGAACTGAGGAACAATATCCCTGTGGATATGCTGATCAGGGATCATTTACAGATTCCATCTAAAATCAGGGATGGCTATTTCCGTTTTCTATGCCCTCTGTGCAATGAATTTCAAACGGCTGTAAATTCAACCACGAACCTGGCCAGGTGCTTCCGGTGCGAAAAAAACTTTAACACCATCGACCTTGTCATGAAAATCAAGGGATATGGATTCCGGGACAGCGTCCTGTTTTTGAAGCAGATAAATACTGCCCACCAGGTTCCGGCATCAAAGATAGCTGCCTTGGTCGCTGCAATCGGCAAACCCATGCCGGGAGGGCAATGAGTATGAAACGGTTGGCCAAGCTTGAAACCCTGATTGCCCGGAATCAGGAGTGTTTTTCCAAAATCGGCAAGGCCTTGAAAGAAATTCGTGACAATCGTTTGTATAAGCAGGCTCTGTTTGAATCATTCGAAACATATACCAGGGCGCGATGGGATATGGGAAAATCCCATGCTTACCGCCTGATCAAATTTTATGAAGTCATCTATAATCTGTCCCCAATTGGGGACAGATTACCGGCCAACGAATCCCAGGCACGGCCTCTTACTCAACTGGATTCCATAGAACAGCGCCAACTTTGGAAGGAGATTATAGAAAGCGGCATGGAGTTAACCGCGCGTAACATCAAAAAATTTATCGACTCCCGAAAAACGGCATCGGTAACCAAACCGGATCTGACGGATCAAATTTCGAATGAATACATGGCTGTTGTAAAGGCAATGCTTGAACAGGTCCGTGTGGCACAGCATGATCATTGGCAGCAGACCTCTCGCCCGGCTGCATTGTTGTGGCATCGGGTCATACACGAAAAGATTGTATCAACGGGGGCAGATAATGGATGACCTGAGCATTGACGACCGCTTCCATTTACTGCTGCATAAAAAAATCATGAATAAAATCGGATCTGCCAAGAGAAGATCCAAAAAATATTACAAGGACCAGTACAAGAAAACCGGGATTATCCCCAGGGCAAACGCATTTAAATAGTATTGACTCCAAGCACTTTCATGAGATAAGAATTGTCCCATCCTGCTTGCAGGCGTTTGACATTCATGCTCTTTTTCATACTGTTTTCCTGCTTAAGTAAGTTCGTAGCAATATGGCGCACTATTGCAAAATTTTCAGCGGCATTACCGACTCGTTTTCTACACTCATCTTCTCTGAACGAAACATCAAGCACCCAATGCAATTTATTTTCGATTCCCCAGTGAGCTCGAACTCTTTTTGCAAACTCTTCTGCATCCAAATTTTGGCTGAGCAGATAATAGCTGGTCTCACATGAGATGTTATCTTTTATGTGACGTTCTCTTTCAACCATTCCGATACTTTGAAGTCCCTTCCAAAGTGGTTTGTCCTCTATCCAGTCAATATCTGAGATAACCCAATGACGCCTTATTTCAACGCGACCATGGTCACCTTCAACGCTGTCAAAATAACTTCTCGGGATTTCCTTAGGTTTAGCTTTTTTGACGCTATGAAAGAAGAGTTCGACGTCGTCGTATAGATCTCCGTGGTTTTTCTTCAGAGCCAAAGCATAATCCGCACCCTTATCGATTATTTTTTCGGCAATTTTTTTCTGGCATCCCATGGCATCTATGGTGACAGTAGTCCCTGAAATATCCAGCAGATCAAGTAAATCCGGAATTGCTGTGATTTCATTTGATTTTTCATCCGTTTTTATCTGCCCCAGTACCAGGTTTGCATCTGATGCCCAGGCACTTACCACATGAATTGCGGATTTACCATTCGTTTTGTCATGTGATCGTCTTAATGTTTTACCATCTACGGCGATAACAGTTTCCGGCAGTAGCGGACGTATAGAGGCAACCCAATCAATGAAAGCTGTCCGAAATTCTTCCGGATCAATGATTATAAAAATCCTTCTGATTGTATCATGCGATGGAATTCCATTGGGCAACTCCAAAAACGTTTTTAACCAATCATATTTGGACTGGCCATATTGTTCAATTTCGTTCCATGTACTTGCACCGCAAATCACAGCGCAGACTGTAATTGCGAATATATCGATTAGATTATGCAACTTCTGCCTATCCAATCGAGGGTCATTTATCTTTGAGAACTCTGAGATCAGCGTAATATTTGAGGAGGTCATGACTGAGTTCCTTGAAATGAGGTTGTAAAAAGATTCTTACATATCAGGAATGTTCAATTCTGCAAACCTCTCTTCAATCAGAAATTTTAATGCGTTTGCCCTGGGATTATCCCGGTACCCCTTTTGCTGGTTGAAAAAGGAATTATGGATGGCCGCAAGTGCAGCGGGCGCCCCAAGGTTATAGACGAGCAAACAAAAAGGCGGTTTATTGAAATGGTCAAGGCGTCATGCGATCCGTCATCTCAGGGGTTCATTTTTATCACCCGAAGAGCCAGGACCATTAAAAATTACCACTGCTGGCTCGAGGAAGAGTTGGGTAAAACAATCAGCCTTCCGGCACTTCGGCGATGCGCCAAAAGGGAGAATCTCAAATTTTATCTGGAAAAAGAGGACGATCAGGAGCCGTCACCGGCACGTTATAGCTTCAAATCGGTTCCGGTGTTTGCCTTGATCCAGGTTGACGGTTGCAAGTTCCAATATTTAAGAATCAGAGATGAACGTGGAAACTGGCAGAAACCGCAGGTGATTGAAATATTTGATACCGGTTCCAGGAAGCTGTTCATCCTGGAATTCTATTTTACCGAAAGTAATCTGAACTCTGTGGACCTTTTTACCCGTTTTTTGTTATGCACCCCTTTTCCTTTGAAAACAATCGGCATCAGGCCCGACCAGGCAAAGGGATTTTTAAATTTAAAG
This window contains:
- a CDS encoding CHC2 zinc finger domain-containing protein, with protein sequence MAHRFSSRELFELRNNIPVDMLIRDHLQIPSKIRDGYFRFLCPLCNEFQTAVNSTTNLARCFRCEKNFNTIDLVMKIKGYGFRDSVLFLKQINTAHQVPASKIAALVAAIGKPMPGGQ
- a CDS encoding DNA methylase, with product MKRLAKLETLIARNQECFSKIGKALKEIRDNRLYKQALFESFETYTRARWDMGKSHAYRLIKFYEVIYNLSPIGDRLPANESQARPLTQLDSIEQRQLWKEIIESGMELTARNIKKFIDSRKTASVTKPDLTDQISNEYMAVVKAMLEQVRVAQHDHWQQTSRPAALLWHRVIHEKIVSTGADNG
- a CDS encoding ISAs1 family transposase, encoding MTSSNITLISEFSKINDPRLDRQKLHNLIDIFAITVCAVICGASTWNEIEQYGQSKYDWLKTFLELPNGIPSHDTIRRIFIIIDPEEFRTAFIDWVASIRPLLPETVIAVDGKTLRRSHDKTNGKSAIHVVSAWASDANLVLGQIKTDEKSNEITAIPDLLDLLDISGTTVTIDAMGCQKKIAEKIIDKGADYALALKKNHGDLYDDVELFFHSVKKAKPKEIPRSYFDSVEGDHGRVEIRRHWVISDIDWIEDKPLWKGLQSIGMVERERHIKDNISCETSYYLLSQNLDAEEFAKRVRAHWGIENKLHWVLDVSFREDECRKRVGNAAENFAIVRHIATNLLKQENSMKKSMNVKRLQAGWDNSYLMKVLGVNTI